In Eremothecium gossypii ATCC 10895 chromosome IV, complete sequence, the genomic stretch AAGTCGAAGTGTGTAGCGAAACACCGAAGTCACACAGCTGCAGAAGCCGCGGGTAGTCCTCAGCAGAGAGCCACAGGAAGTGGATTGTGCAGCGTTCCCATTTGTAATTCCTCACTTCCTCCATGTACTTGCCCTTGAGGGGGCCCTTACCAGTGACGAAAAGCAGGATGCGCGGAAGAGTAGTATCGAACTTCGCCGCAGCACTCTCGTATATCTTGAGCGCACCAAATAGCACATTAATATCTTCGTCCAGAGTGAAGGATGTTGACGTCACCAGTATGGTATCGCCTCGCTGGACGTCGAATCCTGCCGGAATGTAACCTCTGATGAATGGCTCTGCGAGCGCAGCCCCCCGCTCCCCCGCCGGCAGTGGCCTAAATTGCTCGCCAGGCCTATCGTACATGACAGCAATACGCCGCGCGGGCAACAGAAAGCTCTGTACGAGATAATCCTTCATGGCGGCGGTCACGGTGATATGGTAGTCAGCCATGCGGCTGAACAGAAACTCCACAGCATACGAGACAAGTACGAGCGGGTGCAGAAAACGCCCCACCCGCAACTGCAGGACGGTATACGCAAAATTGTGCCAGTCCAAGATTAACCGAGTGCGCGTCAGCACCTTGAAGATCGCCACGATGGGCAGAAGCGGGATGCTGGGCGGATTCTGGATCAGAATGTAGTCGCACCCGCGCAGCTCCCACAGCTGCCGCACAATGTGGCATGTCTGCAATACGACCTTGCGCGCAGTCTGGCCCAGGCTCTTGCCTGCATTAGAGGCTCCTGGCAACGCCCGGATCGTCACGCGCGGATCGTCCAGCAAGTCCTTCGGTGGCTGCTCCTCCAGATAACCACACAGCTCCACCTCCCAGCCCGCAGCGCTGAAAGAGCGCGCGTGGTAGCAGATCCGCGGAGAGTGCCCAAGATCGCCTAGTACATAGATCGCAATGCGTCTGCTCTTTGTCTTGTTGTGGTAGAATAGGTACGGAACGGCCCAGTATAGCATAAACGGAAGCCCTACATAGAGAACAGCCGTCCAGATCAACCAGCTAGGAGCCTTATCCAACATCGCAGCGACCGCCCGTTGAGCTTGGTGGCAGCACGCGCGTTCAGTGTGCATAGTAACGGAGGACGTGTCCATATTACGAGCTCTAGCGTATCTAGAATCCTCATCTTGgtatcacgtgaccgctAAGACATCCTTACATTCCATTTTTGATGCTCTTGGCTCCTTAGTTTAGAACAAACACGATGGTAGTGAGTTGTCCCATTACTTAACACTTCAACTAAACAATACCGAACTTCACAGCATCTAGCAAGCAGTTCACAGATAATATGTCACAGAACTTGACTGAGGAGCAAATAGCAGAGTTCAAGGAGGCGTTTGCCCTTTTTGACAAGGACAACAGCGGTTCCATTTCATCGAGCGAGCTAGCTACTGTAATGAGATCGCTCGGACTCTCCCCCAGTGAGGCCGAGGTCGCTGATCTAATGAACGAAATCGACGTGGACGGTAATCACAACATCGAGTTCAGCGAGTTTTTGGCACTTATGTCGCGGCAGCTCAAGTCGAACGACTCAGAGCAGGAGTTGCTCGAGGCGTTCAAGGTGTTCGACAAGAACGGCGACGGCTTGATCTCCGCGGCAGAGTTAAAGCACGTGCTCACGTCGATCGGAGAGAAGCTAACCGACGCCGAGGTGGACGAAATGCTCAGAGAGGTCAGCGACGGATCTGGGGAGATCAACATCAAGCAATTTGCGGCGTTGCTGTCAAAATAAGGGGTCCGCAGCACTCAAGCTGAGATAAAGCCAGCGGCTACACATCAGGCAGTGGACTGCTTAGTACGCGGAATATGCTTTTTAATTCTACTTTCAGAACATATTGTTTCCTAATACACGATATAAATTATAGTGGCGATCGTCTGCTTACTCGCAGAGGCCAGTTGGCTGGTTTCCTGCAGCCCTTACCCTGACGCAGTTACGCGTTCGCACGGCCCCGCAGGAAGTTCTGCTGTTAGTATATAAGTGTGTAAGTATGCGTCTTTCGTGTCCCTGCTGGTGGTTGCCGTAGCGGCATCGCATAGATGTGCCTAGCGGTGGTGGACACGATCATTTTCTTGCGGGACGACATTTTTGAGGTAACGACGGAAAGGATTGTCATCTTGAGCAGATGTGTCAATGCCGCTTGAGGATAGAACCTCCGCGGCATCACTGGATGTAGCTGCGTCCCTTTGCAGTCCCTGCGCCAGTATGGCCTTTTTCTTTGGAACGGGCGGCGGGGCCTTCTTGTTGCCAGCAAGGCTCTCTTTCTTCTTCGGGACAATTGGTGGCTTCTTCTTCACGCTGGCACCGTCCCCTGTCTGTGAT encodes the following:
- the ALG1 gene encoding chitobiosyldiphosphodolichol beta-1,4 mannosyltransferase (Syntenic homolog of Saccharomyces cerevisiae YBR110W (ALG1)), producing the protein MDTSSVTMHTERACCHQAQRAVAAMLDKAPSWLIWTAVLYVGLPFMLYWAVPYLFYHNKTKSRRIAIYVLGDLGHSPRICYHARSFSAAGWEVELCGYLEEQPPKDLLDDPRVTIRALPGASNAGKSLGQTARKVVLQTCHIVRQLWELRGCDYILIQNPPSIPLLPIVAIFKVLTRTRLILDWHNFAYTVLQLRVGRFLHPLVLVSYAVEFLFSRMADYHITVTAAMKDYLVQSFLLPARRIAVMYDRPGEQFRPLPAGERGAALAEPFIRGYIPAGFDVQRGDTILVTSTSFTLDEDINVLFGALKIYESAAAKFDTTLPRILLFVTGKGPLKGKYMEEVRNYKWERCTIHFLWLSAEDYPRLLQLCDFGVSLHTSTSGLDLPMKVLDMFGSGLPAFVMDYPAIGELVQDRVNGLRFTTRRELEQCLIFAIKDEHTRKVLKENALLESKNRWHQSWASAMSELQVVRQS
- the CMD1 gene encoding calmodulin (Syntenic homolog of Saccharomyces cerevisiae YBR109C (CMD1)); amino-acid sequence: MSQNLTEEQIAEFKEAFALFDKDNSGSISSSELATVMRSLGLSPSEAEVADLMNEIDVDGNHNIEFSEFLALMSRQLKSNDSEQELLEAFKVFDKNGDGLISAAELKHVLTSIGEKLTDAEVDEMLREVSDGSGEINIKQFAALLSK